A genome region from Stenotrophomonas maltophilia includes the following:
- a CDS encoding carboxy terminal-processing peptidase, whose translation MKFKAPAFLMALALVAPLALAAKADSPALPAAATADQVTTSKLVYGLLSDSRYAYRPRALDEATSKDVFKRYLETLDGGKQYFTQADVARFAPFEANISSAIRGGELEPAFQVFAVYKQRVGERVAYARKLLKQEPDFTTDERFEYDRKKVPWAASSAELDELWRKSVKNDWLRLKLAGKKPDDIRKTLDKRYATLEKSVNELKGEDVFQFFMNSYTSAVDPHTDYFTPRTAENFNQAMSLSLEGIGAQLQRQDDVVVIREIIAGGPAAVDGTLKPGDRIVGVGQGKSGLVEDVIGWRIDDVVAKIRGAKDTQVKLEFIPAAEGADGKHHTLVLTRQKVRLAEQAAKGETMTIPAANGEPARKIGVIKLPTFYQDFEGRRRNAADYASATRDVAKLLAGFKNDKLDGVVLDLRNNGGGSLDEAIELTGLFIEQGPVVQVRESGGRVTVNSDRNQGVAWDGPLAVLINRGSASASEIFAGAIQDYGRGLVIGETSFGKGTVQNIVDLDRWPSGETQRFGQVKLTIAQFFRISGSSTQHKGVVPDLAFPASVDATEFGESTYDNALPWTRIAAVPHTQYGNFAPLLPKLETRHDARIAADKEFQWWNEDVQQFRTEAAKKYISLNEATRRAERERQDTQRKERQAMRKELGLALDPLADDSNDDGLTGNERDIVKDAAREKAAEKRPDPLLRESASILADAVNLLANDRPLSAQVLPQSTGAGRWAD comes from the coding sequence ATGAAATTCAAAGCCCCCGCATTCCTGATGGCCCTGGCGCTGGTCGCGCCGCTGGCGTTGGCGGCCAAGGCCGACTCGCCGGCATTGCCCGCCGCGGCAACCGCCGATCAGGTGACCACCTCCAAGCTGGTGTACGGCCTGCTGTCCGACAGCCGCTACGCCTACCGCCCTCGGGCGCTGGACGAGGCCACCTCCAAGGACGTGTTCAAGCGCTATCTGGAAACGCTGGACGGCGGCAAGCAGTACTTCACCCAGGCCGATGTGGCGCGCTTCGCACCGTTCGAGGCCAACATCTCCTCGGCCATCCGTGGTGGCGAGCTGGAGCCGGCGTTCCAGGTGTTCGCCGTCTACAAGCAGCGCGTCGGGGAGCGCGTGGCCTATGCGCGCAAGCTGCTCAAGCAGGAGCCGGACTTCACCACCGACGAACGCTTCGAGTACGACCGCAAGAAGGTGCCGTGGGCGGCCAGCAGTGCCGAGCTGGATGAGCTGTGGCGCAAGTCGGTCAAGAACGACTGGCTGCGCCTGAAGCTGGCCGGCAAGAAGCCGGATGACATCCGCAAGACGCTGGACAAGCGATACGCCACGCTGGAAAAGTCGGTCAATGAACTGAAGGGCGAGGACGTCTTCCAGTTCTTCATGAATTCGTACACCAGTGCGGTCGATCCGCACACCGATTACTTCACCCCGCGCACCGCCGAGAACTTCAACCAGGCGATGTCGCTGTCGCTGGAAGGCATTGGCGCGCAGCTGCAGCGCCAGGACGACGTGGTGGTGATCCGCGAGATCATCGCCGGTGGCCCGGCGGCGGTAGACGGCACGTTGAAACCGGGTGACCGTATCGTCGGCGTTGGCCAGGGCAAGTCCGGCCTGGTCGAGGACGTGATCGGCTGGCGCATCGACGATGTCGTGGCCAAGATCCGCGGCGCCAAGGATACCCAGGTCAAGCTGGAGTTCATCCCGGCCGCCGAGGGTGCCGACGGCAAGCACCACACGCTGGTGCTGACCCGCCAGAAGGTGCGCCTGGCCGAACAGGCTGCCAAGGGCGAGACCATGACCATTCCGGCCGCCAATGGCGAACCGGCGCGCAAGATCGGCGTGATCAAGCTGCCGACCTTCTACCAGGACTTCGAAGGCCGTCGCCGCAATGCGGCCGACTATGCCTCGGCGACCCGTGACGTGGCCAAGCTGCTGGCCGGTTTCAAGAACGACAAGCTGGATGGCGTGGTGCTGGACCTGCGCAACAACGGTGGTGGTTCGCTGGATGAGGCGATCGAACTGACCGGCCTGTTCATCGAGCAGGGCCCCGTGGTGCAGGTGCGTGAGTCCGGTGGCCGCGTCACCGTCAACAGCGACCGCAACCAGGGCGTGGCGTGGGACGGCCCGCTGGCGGTGCTGATCAACCGCGGTTCGGCCTCGGCCTCGGAGATCTTCGCCGGTGCCATCCAGGACTACGGCCGTGGCCTGGTGATCGGTGAGACCAGCTTCGGCAAGGGCACCGTGCAGAACATCGTCGACCTGGATCGCTGGCCGAGTGGCGAGACCCAGCGCTTCGGCCAGGTCAAGCTGACCATCGCCCAGTTCTTCCGCATCAGCGGCAGCAGCACCCAGCACAAGGGTGTGGTGCCGGATCTGGCCTTCCCGGCCAGCGTCGATGCCACCGAGTTCGGCGAGAGCACCTACGACAACGCGCTGCCGTGGACCCGCATCGCTGCCGTGCCGCACACCCAGTACGGCAATTTCGCGCCGCTGCTGCCGAAGCTGGAAACCCGCCATGACGCGCGCATTGCCGCCGACAAGGAATTCCAGTGGTGGAACGAGGACGTCCAGCAGTTCCGCACCGAGGCCGCGAAGAAGTACATCTCGCTCAACGAGGCCACCCGCCGCGCCGAGCGTGAGCGCCAGGACACCCAGCGCAAGGAGCGCCAGGCGATGCGCAAGGAACTGGGCCTGGCCCTGGACCCGCTGGCCGATGACAGCAACGACGACGGCCTGACCGGCAACGAGCGCGACATCGTCAAGGATGCCGCGCGCGAGAAGGCTGCCGAGAAGCGCCCGGACCCGCTGCTGCGCGAGTCGGCCTCGATCCTGGCCGACGCGGTGAACCTGCTGGCCAACGACCGCCCGCTGTCGGCGCAGGTGCTGCCGCAGTCCACCGGTGCCGGCCGCTGGGCTGACTGA
- the lipA gene encoding lipoyl synthase, with protein sequence MTETTARSIPLQIVQGDSPSAAPLQAGVKQLGGDKINRSPVQFADAPVLRKPSWIRVRIPSGNAVQNLKAKLRENRLVTVCEEASCPNIHECFGHGTATFMILGEVCTRRCSFCDVAHGRPKPPDANEPASLGQTVADMGLKYVVVTSVDRDDLRDGGAQHFVDCITAIREKSPGTRIEVLTPDFRGKGRMERALEILAQNPPDVFNHNIETVPDLYRNVRPGADYQWSLNLLKNFKAQHPEVPTKSGIMLGLGEDFEQIKATMRDLRAHDVDMITIGQYLQPTAHHHPVLKYWTPEDYKALEDYGYALGFSHVASGPMVRSSYHADVQAKGAGVS encoded by the coding sequence ATGACTGAAACCACCGCCCGTTCCATTCCCCTGCAGATCGTGCAGGGCGACTCCCCGTCCGCCGCGCCTTTGCAGGCCGGGGTCAAGCAGCTGGGCGGTGACAAGATCAACCGCTCGCCGGTGCAGTTCGCCGATGCGCCGGTGCTGCGCAAGCCGTCCTGGATCCGCGTGCGCATTCCTTCGGGCAATGCCGTGCAGAACCTGAAGGCCAAGCTGCGCGAGAACCGCCTGGTGACCGTGTGCGAGGAAGCCAGCTGCCCGAACATCCACGAGTGCTTCGGCCACGGCACCGCCACCTTCATGATCCTCGGTGAGGTCTGCACCCGGCGTTGCTCGTTCTGCGACGTGGCCCACGGTCGCCCGAAGCCGCCGGATGCCAACGAACCGGCCAGCCTCGGCCAGACCGTGGCCGACATGGGCCTGAAGTACGTGGTGGTGACCAGCGTCGACCGCGATGACCTGCGTGACGGTGGTGCCCAGCACTTCGTCGACTGCATCACCGCCATCCGCGAGAAGTCGCCGGGCACCCGCATCGAAGTGCTGACCCCGGACTTCCGCGGCAAGGGCCGCATGGAGCGCGCGCTGGAGATCCTGGCGCAGAACCCGCCGGACGTGTTCAACCACAACATCGAAACCGTGCCGGACCTGTACCGCAACGTGCGCCCGGGTGCGGACTACCAGTGGTCGCTGAACCTGCTGAAGAACTTCAAGGCGCAGCACCCGGAGGTGCCGACCAAGAGCGGCATCATGCTGGGCCTGGGTGAAGACTTCGAACAGATCAAGGCCACCATGCGCGACCTGCGCGCGCACGACGTGGACATGATCACCATCGGCCAGTACCTGCAGCCGACCGCGCACCACCATCCGGTGCTGAAGTACTGGACCCCGGAAGACTACAAGGCGCTGGAAGACTACGGCTACGCGCTGGGCTTCAGCCACGTGGCCTCCGGCCCGATGGTGCGCTCGTCGTACCACGCCGACGTCCAGGCCAAGGGCGCAGGGGTTTCCTGA
- the lipB gene encoding lipoyl(octanoyl) transferase LipB: MDAVADSCSADAAPEDRAPRPAVVRDLGRQAYEPVWRAMQRFTDQRSDTDADELWVVEHDPVFTLGQAGKDEHVLAPGDIPVLHVDRGGQVTYHGPGQIVVYPLLRLPRLGIGVRDYVCRIEQAIIDTLGEWNIGAERREGAPGVYVGGAKIAALGIRVRRGCTFHGLAFNVAMDLEPFHRINPCGYQGLQVTSVVDLGGPSGMEAVKPVLLDHLARQFGLLLRHTPELPDLSAAA; encoded by the coding sequence GTGGACGCTGTAGCCGACAGCTGCTCGGCCGACGCCGCCCCGGAAGACCGTGCGCCGCGTCCGGCGGTGGTCCGTGACCTCGGCCGCCAGGCGTACGAGCCGGTGTGGCGTGCCATGCAGCGCTTCACCGACCAGCGCAGCGACACCGATGCCGACGAACTGTGGGTCGTCGAGCACGACCCGGTGTTCACCCTGGGCCAAGCCGGCAAGGACGAGCACGTGCTGGCGCCGGGCGACATCCCGGTGCTGCATGTGGACCGTGGCGGCCAGGTGACCTATCACGGCCCCGGCCAGATCGTGGTCTACCCGTTGCTGCGCCTGCCGCGGCTGGGCATCGGCGTGCGCGACTACGTGTGCCGCATCGAACAGGCCATCATCGATACGCTGGGCGAGTGGAACATCGGTGCCGAACGGCGCGAGGGCGCCCCGGGTGTCTATGTCGGTGGCGCCAAGATCGCTGCACTCGGCATCCGCGTGCGTCGCGGCTGCACCTTCCATGGCCTGGCCTTCAATGTGGCCATGGACCTGGAACCCTTCCACCGCATCAATCCCTGTGGCTATCAGGGGTTGCAGGTGACCTCGGTGGTAGACTTGGGCGGCCCCTCCGGGATGGAGGCCGTCAAGCCGGTGCTGCTGGACCACCTGGCCCGCCAGTTCGGCCTGCTGCTGCGGCACACCCCCGAACTGCCCGATCTTTCTGCGGCCGCCTGA
- a CDS encoding YbeD family protein, with translation MEIKSDNPDHGFQFPGQFELSAMGPANRGLEHELPRLLLAAGIDVVNERISWKHSSNGKYVSVRIVFKAESREQYDLAHQALRDHPEVKWTL, from the coding sequence ATGGAAATCAAGTCCGACAACCCCGACCACGGCTTCCAGTTCCCCGGCCAGTTCGAGCTCAGCGCCATGGGCCCGGCCAACCGCGGCCTGGAACATGAGCTCCCCCGCCTGCTGCTGGCTGCCGGCATCGATGTCGTCAATGAACGCATCAGCTGGAAGCATTCTTCCAACGGCAAGTACGTGTCCGTCCGCATCGTGTTCAAGGCCGAGAGCCGCGAACAGTACGACCTGGCGCACCAGGCGCTGCGCGACCACCCGGAAGTGAAGTGGACGCTGTAG
- a CDS encoding lipid A deacylase LpxR family protein, giving the protein MSIPSMRSVAVLGLSGLLAAPLPLVAQAAEQCGPDAMRDHPPQVNFRVDNDLFGGRHQDQGYTNGAQLTLVSPNLVDYTDDPCLPRMARWVNQYLEGLHPGRFEQQNMIFSIGQGIFTPTDPTRRDLIEDDRPYAGVLLVSFGFNARSGDRLQTTQLAVGVVGPWAQGKQVQDAVHNILGDKKFEGWDNQLHNEPVFMLTHERMRRWPADASVNAGGWGWDAISHYGGAIGNLETKANAGGEVRFGWKLPDDFGSTPLRPAGENTAPTRGGRPSGWSWHLFATTDAAWVIRDITLDGNTFRNSHSVDKRHVVAQGGYGVAVMRGRWKFAVARYHSTREFNGQRQSPVFGSFTISRSL; this is encoded by the coding sequence ATGAGCATTCCATCCATGCGTAGCGTCGCAGTCCTCGGGCTGTCCGGCCTGCTGGCCGCCCCCCTCCCCCTTGTCGCCCAGGCGGCCGAACAATGTGGCCCGGACGCGATGCGCGACCACCCGCCGCAGGTCAACTTCCGCGTCGACAACGACCTGTTTGGTGGCCGCCACCAGGACCAGGGCTATACCAACGGCGCGCAGCTGACCCTGGTCTCGCCCAACCTGGTCGACTACACCGACGACCCCTGCCTGCCGCGCATGGCGCGCTGGGTGAACCAGTACCTGGAAGGCCTGCACCCGGGCAGGTTCGAGCAGCAGAACATGATCTTCAGCATCGGCCAGGGCATCTTCACCCCGACCGACCCGACCCGCCGCGACCTGATCGAGGATGACCGCCCGTATGCCGGCGTGCTGCTGGTCAGCTTCGGTTTCAACGCACGCAGCGGCGACCGCCTGCAGACCACCCAGCTGGCCGTGGGCGTGGTCGGGCCGTGGGCACAGGGCAAGCAGGTGCAGGATGCCGTGCACAACATCCTGGGCGACAAGAAATTCGAAGGCTGGGACAACCAGCTGCACAACGAGCCGGTGTTCATGCTCACCCACGAGCGCATGCGCCGCTGGCCGGCCGATGCCAGCGTCAATGCCGGCGGCTGGGGCTGGGATGCGATCAGCCACTATGGTGGTGCGATCGGCAACCTGGAAACCAAGGCCAACGCCGGTGGCGAAGTGCGCTTCGGCTGGAAGCTGCCAGACGACTTCGGCAGCACGCCGCTGCGCCCGGCCGGCGAGAACACCGCGCCGACCCGTGGCGGCCGCCCCAGCGGCTGGTCCTGGCACCTGTTCGCGACCACCGATGCGGCATGGGTGATCCGCGACATCACCCTGGACGGCAACACCTTCCGCAACAGCCACAGCGTGGACAAGCGCCACGTGGTGGCCCAGGGTGGCTACGGCGTCGCAGTGATGCGCGGGCGCTGGAAGTTCGCAGTGGCGCGCTACCACAGCACCCGCGAGTTCAATGGCCAGCGCCAGTCGCCGGTGTTCGGCAGCTTCACCATCAGCCGCTCGCTGTAA
- a CDS encoding trypsin-like serine peptidase — protein sequence METSQEEILAYWTNERLAAVPDKGDAPIKPPGQDPLQTDGDPWRGTGPHPVGVGRLFLTRPDGKDASCTATVVDSLGGDILVTAWHCLAQLDEQGAVHWSHHLLFAPYFENGTAPLGRYPIRRIVAPQASISGALDTSFLQTHTGASGEGPARHAGSQAIRFDERPAAGPRVTFGYPVSANGIGLIPPTPWYEFGNPEYTGQQLAYCATARVELSACRPFGSEKILQWGLACVQGPGSSGGPVLEDFDFDSGHGVVVGVNSMGVVNDGRAHLCSAETEALAERAYRYIQQQTP from the coding sequence ATGGAGACCTCCCAGGAAGAGATCCTCGCCTACTGGACGAACGAAAGACTGGCTGCTGTGCCCGACAAGGGAGACGCTCCCATCAAGCCGCCGGGGCAGGATCCTCTGCAGACCGACGGTGACCCGTGGCGGGGCACAGGACCACACCCTGTGGGTGTCGGGCGGCTTTTCCTGACACGCCCGGATGGCAAGGACGCTTCGTGCACCGCCACCGTGGTCGACAGCCTTGGTGGCGACATCCTGGTGACAGCGTGGCATTGCCTTGCGCAGCTGGACGAGCAAGGTGCGGTCCACTGGAGCCACCACCTTCTCTTCGCACCATATTTCGAGAATGGCACTGCCCCGCTGGGAAGGTACCCAATACGGCGGATCGTCGCACCGCAGGCCTCGATTTCCGGCGCACTCGACACCAGTTTCCTGCAGACCCACACCGGTGCATCCGGCGAAGGACCGGCGCGCCACGCTGGCAGCCAGGCCATCCGCTTCGATGAGCGACCCGCAGCCGGTCCCCGCGTTACGTTCGGCTACCCCGTTTCAGCCAATGGCATCGGCCTCATCCCCCCGACGCCCTGGTACGAATTCGGAAATCCCGAATACACCGGCCAGCAACTGGCCTATTGCGCCACTGCACGTGTTGAACTTTCGGCGTGTCGACCCTTCGGTTCGGAGAAAATTCTTCAGTGGGGCCTTGCCTGCGTGCAGGGCCCGGGCTCCAGCGGAGGACCGGTACTGGAAGACTTCGATTTCGACAGCGGCCATGGAGTCGTCGTGGGGGTAAACAGCATGGGCGTGGTCAACGACGGCCGCGCCCACCTGTGTTCGGCCGAGACCGAGGCACTGGCTGAGCGTGCCTACCGGTACATCCAGCAGCAGACCCCCTGA
- a CDS encoding D-alanyl-D-alanine carboxypeptidase family protein — protein MNFRSAATALAATLVVGLASAQTPLPTPATPAPAAAAAAPATVATPPAPAPSVSKAWVLMDYATGQVLAGENVHEQLAPASITKVMTSYVIAAEVKNGKVRADDQVMMSERAWREGGAGTDGSYSGFPVNQTARLEDMEKGMAIQSGNDAAIALAEHVAGSEEAFASLMNSYAAKIGMKDSHFVNAHGLTAQGHHSTAYDLALLGRAMVRDYPETYAYNKIKEFQVGNIKQPNRNLLLWRDGSVDGIKTGHTSEAGYCLMSSAQRGDQRLIAVVLGGASEKQRADDSLALLNWGFRFFETHRLYEPGKAVAEHKVWKGTTDKVQLGVAQPMLVSVPRGRYNDLKPSIDVPKTLEAPFTAGQQVGTVKVSLDGKVIAEAPLVAVAAVEQAGFFKRLWDSFWMWWESE, from the coding sequence ATGAATTTCCGTTCCGCCGCCACCGCCCTGGCCGCCACCCTGGTGGTGGGCCTGGCTTCCGCCCAGACGCCGCTGCCGACTCCGGCCACGCCGGCGCCCGCCGCTGCCGCTGCCGCCCCGGCCACCGTCGCCACTCCGCCGGCCCCGGCGCCGAGCGTGTCCAAGGCCTGGGTGCTGATGGATTACGCCACCGGCCAGGTGCTGGCCGGTGAAAACGTCCACGAGCAGCTGGCCCCGGCCAGCATCACCAAGGTGATGACGTCCTACGTGATCGCCGCCGAGGTCAAGAACGGCAAGGTCCGTGCAGATGACCAGGTGATGATGAGCGAGCGCGCCTGGCGCGAAGGTGGCGCCGGTACCGACGGCAGCTACAGCGGCTTCCCTGTCAACCAGACTGCACGCCTGGAAGACATGGAAAAGGGCATGGCGATCCAGTCCGGCAATGACGCCGCGATCGCCCTGGCCGAACACGTGGCCGGCAGCGAAGAAGCCTTTGCCTCGCTGATGAACAGCTACGCCGCCAAGATCGGCATGAAGGACTCGCACTTCGTCAACGCGCACGGCCTGACCGCGCAGGGCCACCACAGCACCGCGTACGACCTGGCACTGCTGGGCCGCGCGATGGTGCGCGATTACCCGGAAACCTACGCGTACAACAAGATCAAGGAATTCCAGGTCGGCAACATCAAGCAGCCGAACCGCAACCTGCTGCTGTGGCGCGATGGCAGCGTGGACGGCATCAAGACCGGCCACACCTCCGAGGCGGGCTACTGCCTGATGAGCTCGGCCCAGCGTGGCGACCAGCGCCTGATCGCGGTGGTGCTGGGTGGTGCGTCTGAGAAGCAGCGTGCCGATGACAGCCTGGCCCTGCTGAACTGGGGCTTCCGCTTCTTCGAGACCCATCGCCTGTACGAGCCGGGCAAGGCCGTGGCCGAGCACAAGGTCTGGAAGGGCACCACCGACAAGGTGCAGCTGGGCGTGGCCCAGCCGATGCTGGTCAGCGTGCCGCGCGGCCGCTACAACGACCTGAAGCCGAGCATCGACGTGCCCAAGACCCTGGAAGCACCGTTCACCGCTGGCCAGCAGGTCGGCACCGTGAAGGTCAGCCTGGATGGCAAGGTCATCGCCGAGGCACCGCTGGTGGCCGTGGCTGCCGTCGAGCAGGCCGGCTTCTTCAAGCGCCTGTGGGACAGCTTCTGGATGTGGTGGGAATCGGAATGA
- a CDS encoding septal ring lytic transglycosylase RlpA family protein, translating into MNIRWLVPSLIVLALAACSSAPKKPATAGHGGKSSGTLVQGRGSRPAHCPEGSPYAAAKEDLSTRGNYTAGGLYKPGVKDSTPTYIPNVACIPEPEVTAEERSAIGNKSPYVVLGKSYNVLDDTRNYVERGTASYYGAKFHGRLTSNREVYDMYQFTAAHKTLPLPSFARVTNLDNGESVIVRVNDRGPFHDGRVVDLSYAAAVRLGITQRGTGNVEVRALQPGESNLMAQKPSRRERRAAEAAAAVASARPVPAPRASTDSDIDRLVNRLPTDGAPARGQPATTQGVASTVPDVAVSSLPPSAPPVRSTAPASAVVASAAPRAVVPAPVRATPAAPSLSQQVVGAVMVQVASFSNRDNANRAMGQLSAAGIVGATISDIAAGGRTLFRLRVPASDHASAAELVGRIAGLGLGSPQIVKD; encoded by the coding sequence ATGAACATCAGATGGCTGGTCCCGAGCTTGATCGTCCTCGCGCTGGCGGCCTGCAGCAGCGCGCCGAAGAAGCCGGCCACGGCCGGTCATGGTGGCAAGTCCAGCGGCACGCTGGTGCAGGGCCGCGGTTCGCGACCGGCGCACTGCCCGGAAGGTTCGCCCTATGCGGCAGCCAAGGAAGACCTGAGCACCCGCGGCAACTACACTGCCGGTGGCCTGTACAAGCCCGGGGTGAAGGACAGCACGCCCACCTACATTCCCAACGTGGCCTGCATTCCCGAGCCGGAAGTGACCGCTGAGGAACGTTCGGCGATCGGCAACAAGTCGCCCTACGTGGTGCTGGGCAAGTCGTACAACGTGCTTGACGACACCCGCAACTACGTCGAGCGCGGCACCGCGTCGTACTACGGCGCCAAGTTCCATGGCCGCCTGACCTCCAACCGCGAGGTCTACGACATGTACCAGTTCACCGCCGCGCACAAGACGCTGCCGCTGCCCAGCTTCGCCCGCGTGACCAATCTGGACAACGGCGAGTCGGTGATCGTGCGCGTCAATGATCGTGGCCCGTTCCATGATGGCCGCGTGGTCGATCTCAGCTACGCCGCCGCTGTGCGGCTGGGCATCACCCAGCGCGGTACCGGCAACGTCGAGGTGCGCGCGCTGCAGCCGGGTGAGAGCAACCTGATGGCGCAGAAGCCGTCGCGTCGCGAGCGTCGCGCTGCTGAAGCCGCCGCCGCCGTGGCCAGTGCGCGCCCGGTGCCGGCTCCGCGTGCTTCCACCGACAGCGACATCGATCGCCTGGTCAACCGCCTGCCCACCGATGGCGCCCCGGCGCGTGGCCAGCCGGCCACCACCCAGGGCGTGGCCAGCACCGTGCCGGACGTGGCGGTCAGCAGCCTGCCGCCGAGCGCGCCGCCGGTGCGCAGTACGGCACCGGCATCGGCCGTGGTGGCCAGTGCTGCCCCGCGCGCGGTGGTACCGGCACCGGTGCGTGCCACCCCGGCCGCACCCAGCCTGTCGCAGCAGGTGGTCGGCGCGGTGATGGTGCAGGTCGCCAGCTTCTCCAACCGCGACAACGCCAACCGCGCGATGGGCCAGCTCAGTGCCGCCGGCATCGTGGGCGCGACCATCAGCGACATCGCCGCCGGTGGCCGTACCCTGTTCCGCCTGCGCGTTCCTGCCAGCGACCATGCCAGTGCTGCGGAACTTGTCGGTCGCATCGCCGGTCTTGGCCTGGGTTCGCCGCAGATCGTCAAGGATTGA
- the mltB gene encoding lytic murein transglycosylase B has product MIRRTLACMLTLGLVACATQPKSPPSSPQASSTPRQPATKAHGPAEAAPEATAATAPPVDLTPVPFETARARFIADTAKRYGLKPEQISSVLDQAQVRQAIIAAMSRPAERVKPWNEYRPMFISKARIDGGRAFLAEHRAELDRVQQRTGVPAEVIVAIIGVETSYGKNAGSHRVLDALYTLAFYYPRSGDPAKLEREVRRELFFRDELAKLFELGREEKLDITTLKGSYAGAMGMGQFMPSSYLDYAVDGNGDGRRDLFNSYDDVFSSIANYFVKKGGWVRGGQVAVPATLAPGRDEFNPTEWMPTWSLADLAQRGYQPSAPVQPGATATPITLEGSTGKQYWLGFQNYYAITRYNLSKMYAMAVFQLSQAIAGQELPPA; this is encoded by the coding sequence ATGATTCGACGCACTCTGGCCTGCATGCTCACCCTCGGCCTGGTCGCCTGCGCGACCCAGCCGAAGTCCCCACCGTCTTCGCCCCAGGCCAGCAGTACGCCGCGCCAGCCCGCCACCAAGGCCCATGGCCCGGCCGAGGCAGCACCTGAAGCTACCGCAGCCACCGCGCCGCCGGTCGATCTCACCCCGGTGCCGTTCGAGACCGCGCGGGCGCGCTTCATTGCCGATACCGCCAAGCGTTATGGCCTGAAGCCGGAGCAGATCAGCAGCGTGCTCGACCAGGCGCAGGTGCGCCAGGCGATCATCGCCGCGATGTCGCGCCCGGCCGAGCGGGTCAAGCCGTGGAACGAATACCGGCCGATGTTCATCAGCAAGGCACGCATTGATGGTGGCCGCGCGTTCCTGGCCGAACACCGCGCTGAACTGGATCGCGTGCAGCAGCGCACCGGCGTGCCGGCCGAAGTGATCGTGGCGATCATCGGCGTGGAAACCAGCTACGGCAAGAACGCCGGCAGCCATCGTGTGCTCGATGCGCTGTACACGCTGGCCTTCTATTACCCGCGCAGCGGCGATCCGGCCAAGCTGGAACGCGAAGTGCGCCGCGAGCTGTTCTTCCGCGATGAGCTGGCCAAGCTGTTCGAACTGGGGCGCGAAGAAAAGCTCGACATCACCACGCTCAAGGGCAGCTATGCCGGTGCGATGGGCATGGGCCAGTTCATGCCGTCCAGTTACCTTGATTACGCGGTGGACGGCAACGGCGATGGCCGTCGCGACCTGTTCAACAGCTACGACGACGTGTTCTCGTCGATCGCCAACTACTTCGTCAAAAAGGGCGGCTGGGTGCGTGGCGGCCAGGTGGCCGTGCCGGCCACGCTGGCGCCGGGCCGCGATGAGTTCAACCCGACCGAGTGGATGCCCACCTGGTCGCTGGCCGACCTGGCGCAGCGTGGCTACCAGCCCAGCGCGCCGGTGCAGCCGGGCGCCACCGCCACTCCGATCACGCTTGAAGGCAGCACCGGCAAGCAGTACTGGCTGGGCTTCCAGAACTACTACGCGATCACCCGCTACAACCTCTCGAAGATGTACGCGATGGCCGTGTTCCAGCTGTCCCAGGCCATCGCCGGACAGGAGCTGCCCCCGGCATGA